The Flavobacterium jumunjinense genome includes a region encoding these proteins:
- a CDS encoding DUF4290 domain-containing protein: MEVKIEAVSQLEYNSFREQLIIPEYGRHLQKVIDQVAEIEDKEERNKAAKYVISVMGTLNPHLRDVPDFQHKLWDQLFIMSDFRLDVDSPYPIPSREVLNQRPETLKYPQNFPKYRFYGNNIKYMIDVAVKWEDGDMKSALILVIANHMKKCYLSWNKETVEDEVIFNHLYELSKGEINLLKSNEELLNSHNLMKVNKKMSNKSQFGSNKNTVSKSIHKKKSINPKNIKRK; the protein is encoded by the coding sequence ATGGAAGTGAAAATTGAAGCAGTATCACAATTAGAATATAATTCTTTTAGAGAACAATTAATAATTCCAGAGTATGGAAGGCATTTACAGAAGGTAATTGATCAAGTTGCTGAAATAGAAGATAAAGAAGAGCGTAACAAAGCCGCAAAATATGTCATTTCTGTAATGGGGACATTAAATCCGCATTTAAGAGATGTACCAGATTTTCAACATAAACTTTGGGACCAATTGTTTATAATGTCTGATTTTAGATTAGATGTAGATTCACCCTATCCAATTCCTTCTAGAGAAGTTTTAAATCAAAGACCAGAAACTTTAAAATATCCTCAAAATTTTCCAAAATATCGTTTTTATGGTAACAATATCAAGTATATGATAGATGTAGCTGTTAAATGGGAAGACGGCGATATGAAAAGTGCCTTAATTCTTGTAATAGCAAATCATATGAAAAAATGCTATTTAAGTTGGAATAAAGAAACTGTTGAAGATGAAGTTATTTTTAATCATTTATATGAACTTTCGAAAGGAGAAATAAATCTTTTAAAATCAAATGAAGAGCTTTTAAACTCACACAATTTGATGAAGGTGAATAAAAAGATGTCGAATAAATCTCAGTTTGGTTCAAATAAAAATACTGTTTCTAAAAGCATTCATAAAAAGAAAAGTATAAATCCTAAAAATATAAAACGCAAATAA
- the murA gene encoding UDP-N-acetylglucosamine 1-carboxyvinyltransferase, whose amino-acid sequence MGTFQIEGGKTLKGEITPQGAKNEALQVLCTVLLTPEKVTITNIPDIIDVSKLITLLGNLGVKIKKNGHGSYTFQADEVNIGYLETEAFKKEGGSLRGSIMIVGPLLARFGKGYIPKPGGDKIGRRRLDTHFEGFINLGAKFRYNREDHFYGVERTERLKGTYMLLDEASVTGTANIVMAAVLAEGTTTIYNAACEPYLQQLCTMLNSMGAKIAGVGSNKLIIEGVEELGGCEHRILPDMIEIGSWIGLAAMTRSEITIKDVSWDNLGQIPSVFRKLGITLERKGDDIFIPAHKDGYQIKTDIDGSILTIADAPWPGFTPDLLSIVLVVATQAKGEVLIHQKMFESRLFFVDKLIDMGAKIILCDPHRAIVIGHNFQSQLKATTMTSPDIRAGVSLLIAALSAKGTSTIQNIEQIDRGYERIGERLTAIGASIVRI is encoded by the coding sequence ATGGGAACATTTCAAATAGAAGGAGGAAAAACATTAAAAGGAGAAATAACACCTCAAGGAGCAAAAAATGAAGCATTACAGGTGCTATGTACTGTTTTATTAACACCAGAAAAGGTTACAATTACTAATATTCCAGACATTATAGATGTAAGTAAATTAATTACATTATTAGGAAATTTAGGTGTTAAGATTAAAAAAAACGGACACGGATCATATACTTTTCAAGCAGATGAAGTTAACATAGGTTATCTTGAAACTGAAGCGTTCAAAAAAGAAGGTGGTTCATTGCGTGGTTCTATCATGATTGTAGGGCCATTATTAGCTCGTTTTGGAAAAGGATATATTCCTAAACCAGGAGGAGATAAAATTGGAAGAAGAAGATTAGATACTCATTTTGAAGGTTTTATAAACTTAGGTGCGAAATTTAGATACAACAGAGAAGATCACTTTTATGGTGTTGAAAGAACAGAAAGGTTAAAAGGAACTTATATGTTGCTCGATGAAGCTTCAGTAACTGGGACAGCAAATATTGTAATGGCTGCTGTTTTAGCAGAAGGAACAACAACAATTTATAATGCAGCTTGCGAACCATATTTACAACAATTATGTACCATGTTAAATTCAATGGGTGCAAAAATTGCAGGAGTAGGGTCGAATAAATTAATAATTGAAGGAGTAGAGGAACTTGGTGGTTGCGAACATAGAATTTTACCAGATATGATTGAAATTGGTTCTTGGATTGGTCTTGCGGCTATGACAAGAAGTGAGATTACAATTAAAGATGTAAGCTGGGATAATTTAGGACAAATTCCAAGTGTATTTAGAAAATTAGGTATTACTCTTGAAAGAAAAGGAGACGATATATTTATTCCAGCTCATAAAGATGGTTATCAAATAAAAACGGATATTGACGGTTCTATACTAACGATTGCAGATGCTCCTTGGCCTGGTTTTACACCCGATTTATTGAGTATTGTTTTAGTTGTTGCTACTCAAGCAAAAGGAGAAGTTTTAATACATCAAAAAATGTTTGAAAGCCGTTTGTTTTTTGTAGACAAACTAATTGATATGGGAGCAAAAATTATACTTTGCGATCCGCACAGAGCAATTGTTATAGGACATAATTTTCAATCGCAATTAAAGGCAACAACAATGACATCTCCAGATATTAGAGCAGGAGTTTCATTATTAATAGCTGCTCTTTCTGCGAAAGGAACAAGTACGATTCAAAATATTGAGCAAATTGATAGAGGATACGAAAGAATAGGAGAACGATTAACAGCAATTGGAGCTAGTATTGTTCGTATTTAA